A window of the Caldivirga sp. genome harbors these coding sequences:
- a CDS encoding DsrE/DsrF/DrsH-like family protein translates to MGSKVVGMVVQSGAANRICCVVVYAAAALASGRKVVLHLVNEGLVAFRKDVAGKVWSSERPDDWSIFPEQYRGYVEVFLKNVNGAIKSGSFKNWHEMLAELKKEYGDNLKIYACPLAAQMYNIKKEDLLDIVDAIAGAETFLAEVEEGTVFVF, encoded by the coding sequence GGCTAATAGAATATGCTGCGTGGTTGTCTATGCGGCTGCCGCCTTAGCCTCAGGCAGGAAAGTGGTCCTCCACCTGGTTAATGAGGGTTTAGTAGCCTTCAGGAAGGACGTGGCGGGTAAAGTATGGAGTAGTGAGAGGCCTGACGATTGGTCAATATTCCCTGAGCAATATAGGGGTTACGTTGAAGTATTTTTAAAGAACGTTAATGGCGCCATTAAGTCTGGTTCCTTTAAGAACTGGCATGAAATGCTGGCTGAGCTTAAGAAGGAGTATGGTGACAATCTTAAAATCTACGCATGCCCCCTGGCCGCCCAAATGTATAATATTAAGAAGGAAGATTTATTAGACATTGTTGATGCAATAGCTGGGGCGGAGACATTCCTAGCGGAGGTTGAGGAAGGCACGGTATTCGTGTTTTAA